The Kwoniella newhampshirensis strain CBS 13917 chromosome 11, whole genome shotgun sequence DNA segment GATCATGGGTGTCATGTATGGGAGAATCCGAGACGGCACATTCTGGATAATGGACGCTGCGGCTTTGCCAGTCCAAGGGACGGAGACACGGGTGAATGCGGGTAATGAGGTGAGCTCAGACTATCAGTATCCAATAACTAGTGCTGACCCGTTCGTTAAGGCATTCGAATACATGGTCAACTTCCAAAGCGCAAACGAAGAGGCAGGGAAGAATGAATTGCTCAGGGGATGGTATCATTCGTGAGTGATCGCTCCATATCATAACACCACGCTGACATCGGTCAGACATCCCGGTTACGGCTGTTGGTTGTCTGGTATCGACGTGAATACGCAGTTGAACAATCAAAAGCACAACGACCCATACCTAGCGGTTGTCGTGAGTGGGACGGGTTTTCGACCTTCTCATGAGTCTCAACTGAGGCTATAGTAGATCGACCCCAATAGGACTGTCTCTGCAGGCAAAGTCGAAATCGGTGCATTCCGCACATATCCAGAGGTGAATACAGCTGCAATCTTCGTCAAGGCGACTGCTGACATATCACAGGGCTAtacccctccttcctcgagCTCCTCTTCCTACCAGTCAATTCCCATGGACAAGATTGAGGACTTTGGTGTGCATGCCAACGCATATTACCCCCTGAAAGTTGAAATTTACAAGACCAAGCTGGACGAGCAGCTGCTGGATCTGCTTTGGAACAAGTACTGGGTTGCGACGCTCAGCTCAAGCTTACTGGCTTCGGCAAGTTTGATCGGGACGCCTCCGAGCTGGGCTGACTAGCTACCGCAGAACCGAGAGTATGCGACCTCCCAAGTCAATGATCTCAACGCTAAACTGCAAGCTGCATCGCAATCCCTGGGAAGTTCTGCTTCTGGTCTCAAGCTGAAGAGCATACCTGCTGGCCAAATGACGGGAAAGGCCAAAGGGACGCA contains these protein-coding regions:
- a CDS encoding COP9 signalosome complex subunit 5, translated to MSSTARKTFDLNNEVMSVDPAAAIFQYSREAEKLLEEQAPWNADPHYFHTVKISAVALIKMVTHARSGGIYEIMGVMYGRIRDGTFWIMDAAALPVQGTETRVNAGNEAFEYMVNFQSANEEAGKNELLRGWYHSHPGYGCWLSGIDVNTQLNNQKHNDPYLAVVIDPNRTVSAGKVEIGAFRTYPEGYTPPSSSSSSYQSIPMDKIEDFGVHANAYYPLKVEIYKTKLDEQLLDLLWNKYWVATLSSSLLASNREYATSQVNDLNAKLQAASQSLGSSASGLKLKSIPAGQMTGKAKGTQKEFAGVEEEDTALSKVAKDSSRIATEAHNGMVAQLLKDRLFNTPLTTALDEASARATVQGKR